A window from Puniceicoccus vermicola encodes these proteins:
- a CDS encoding LacI family DNA-binding transcriptional regulator: MAIGLRQLAEICNVSHTTVSRALKDDPRISKTVKARIQKIAETYNYMPNRLVKGVMSGKSQCIAVVLADSTRDVGGILGPIQQYFLRKSFSTFVYNTQDDPKLELLSFHEAACHRVEGLIVAPADQNAKDPYFKELRRYEIPFVIIGPNVEQVEAPHVAADDQASTMQIVDHLSDLGHRNIALMRGSMPHESMDKRYLGYLQAMQKHDHPVNLNWICQSGWTPEESDQSVQQLMRNQPKPTAIVCVNDSIAMGAIRGLKQLGLRVPQDISVTGMGDDYFSQYLSPALTTTSSVRGKVGQEAAKRLWQMIEKPSATSADPANQVLLPVELIVRESTGPVSSRKA; encoded by the coding sequence ATGGCCATCGGACTCAGACAACTAGCGGAAATCTGCAACGTATCTCACACCACCGTATCGCGGGCACTCAAAGACGACCCGCGCATTTCGAAAACCGTTAAAGCCCGCATTCAAAAAATCGCTGAGACCTACAATTACATGCCCAATCGCCTGGTTAAAGGAGTCATGTCCGGCAAGAGCCAGTGTATAGCGGTCGTTTTAGCGGACTCCACTCGAGACGTTGGAGGAATTCTTGGACCGATCCAGCAATATTTTCTCCGAAAATCGTTTTCGACTTTCGTTTACAATACACAAGATGATCCGAAGCTCGAGTTGTTGAGCTTTCATGAGGCCGCATGCCACCGGGTCGAAGGCCTGATCGTCGCACCCGCCGACCAGAACGCCAAAGATCCCTATTTTAAAGAACTGCGACGCTACGAGATCCCCTTCGTAATCATTGGGCCCAATGTCGAACAGGTTGAAGCTCCCCACGTAGCTGCGGACGACCAAGCCAGCACAATGCAAATCGTCGACCACCTTTCCGATCTCGGCCACCGAAATATCGCTCTCATGCGTGGATCCATGCCTCACGAATCGATGGACAAACGGTATCTCGGATACCTCCAAGCCATGCAGAAACACGACCATCCCGTAAACCTGAACTGGATCTGTCAATCTGGATGGACCCCCGAAGAGTCGGATCAATCCGTTCAGCAGCTCATGCGCAACCAGCCAAAACCGACCGCCATCGTCTGCGTCAATGATTCGATTGCAATGGGCGCGATTCGAGGCCTGAAACAACTGGGACTCCGAGTCCCACAAGATATTTCAGTCACCGGAATGGGAGACGACTACTTCTCGCAGTACCTCAGTCCGGCATTGACCACGACCAGCTCTGTCCGCGGCAAAGTTGGACAGGAAGCCGCGAAGCGCCTCTGGCAAATGATCGAAAAGCCCTCCGCAACATCCGCCGACCCCGCCAACCAAGTCCTTCTTCCCGTTGAACTGATCGTTCGGGAATCGACCGGCCCCGTCTCCTCTCGCAAAGCCTGA
- a CDS encoding right-handed parallel beta-helix repeat-containing protein has protein sequence MKLSMSGWKSFFFACIFMGTLVQMVSAGSLETERQAGVELQKRIREALQQGEKKIVIPKGTYRVSSGESRAAFALTGVEDVVIEGHDATVIVEDLFGAFQFSNCRGVILRGITLDMDPLPYVQGTIVQVDDESGRVLLEMDEGYESREVLDAYFSLKLAVLFDSDEGRLVPGYADCSVKSLELADERRLWVKLNPYDNGMSLTQCGYKSGLRLTLSGKGQPIISQNDCESMVFEDVSVFASAGLAVYERASKNQTVYRGCSIIRKPGSQRLLAGNADGFHSSMAKVGPHYESCRVEALCDDGFAVHGFFSLLLAQPSEDTVIIAPLLRRDFDVGDELVFYQIRSMDSEGSAKVVAVEKVEDLALIEEAKALPSRLTRQGQRIIRMATQEILSVRLNRNLDLSENALVESNGWSGSGSEIRNCSIDNLRGRAILIQSTDVRIVGNRASWISGPAMELSGEVPWMQGPFSERIVVKDNVLEDVGLSVSAKASYKTALGAISLHAYYGGNLKEGFFPIRDIEISGNTINRSYLPAVSILNASDVEVRGNVFSDSNLSPVERAGEDLGISPSEAIVIAGSEKVILSGNQFEQTDPQASVGILINP, from the coding sequence ATGAAACTCAGTATGTCCGGCTGGAAGTCTTTCTTCTTTGCCTGTATTTTCATGGGAACTTTAGTTCAGATGGTCTCAGCCGGATCGCTGGAGACGGAGAGACAAGCCGGCGTTGAGCTTCAAAAACGTATTCGTGAGGCTCTTCAGCAGGGCGAAAAAAAAATTGTAATACCGAAAGGTACGTATCGGGTTTCCTCCGGCGAAAGTCGTGCAGCCTTTGCCCTTACGGGAGTGGAGGATGTGGTGATCGAAGGCCACGATGCGACGGTGATCGTGGAAGATCTGTTCGGGGCTTTTCAGTTTTCGAACTGTCGAGGAGTTATCCTTCGAGGGATTACTCTAGACATGGATCCACTGCCCTATGTTCAGGGAACCATCGTGCAGGTCGATGATGAGTCGGGTCGAGTATTGCTCGAAATGGATGAGGGATATGAGAGTAGAGAGGTGCTGGATGCTTACTTTTCTCTCAAGTTGGCTGTTCTCTTCGATTCTGACGAAGGACGTTTGGTTCCCGGTTATGCGGATTGTAGCGTTAAGAGCCTAGAGCTTGCAGATGAGAGACGTCTTTGGGTGAAGCTCAACCCTTACGACAATGGAATGAGTCTGACTCAATGTGGCTACAAATCCGGCTTGCGTCTGACTCTCTCAGGAAAAGGTCAGCCGATCATTAGCCAGAACGATTGCGAAAGCATGGTTTTCGAGGATGTCTCCGTCTTTGCTTCCGCGGGACTAGCCGTTTATGAGCGTGCATCTAAAAACCAGACAGTTTACCGGGGATGCTCGATTATTCGTAAGCCCGGCAGTCAACGTTTGCTCGCCGGAAATGCGGATGGCTTTCACTCCTCGATGGCGAAAGTCGGTCCCCACTACGAATCCTGTCGTGTGGAGGCCCTTTGCGATGACGGATTTGCCGTCCACGGATTCTTTTCACTTCTGTTGGCTCAGCCTTCTGAAGATACGGTCATCATTGCTCCCTTATTGCGTCGTGACTTTGATGTTGGAGACGAACTCGTTTTTTACCAGATCCGCAGCATGGATAGTGAGGGAAGCGCGAAGGTCGTAGCAGTTGAGAAAGTTGAGGATCTGGCGTTGATCGAAGAAGCGAAAGCTCTGCCATCCCGCCTCACCAGGCAGGGCCAGCGGATTATTCGTATGGCGACTCAGGAGATTCTTTCCGTGCGGTTGAATCGCAATCTAGACTTGTCGGAAAATGCTCTGGTTGAGAGCAATGGTTGGAGTGGGTCGGGTTCTGAGATTCGAAACTGTTCTATCGATAACCTTCGGGGGCGAGCTATCTTGATACAGTCAACCGATGTGCGGATCGTGGGCAACCGGGCTTCGTGGATTAGCGGTCCTGCGATGGAACTGAGTGGCGAGGTGCCTTGGATGCAGGGACCTTTTTCCGAGAGAATTGTCGTGAAGGACAATGTCCTTGAAGATGTAGGGTTGAGCGTTTCCGCGAAAGCCTCCTATAAAACGGCTTTAGGGGCTATCAGTCTCCATGCCTACTACGGGGGGAATTTGAAGGAAGGATTTTTCCCGATTCGCGATATTGAGATCTCGGGCAATACGATCAATCGCTCTTATCTTCCGGCTGTTTCGATCCTGAATGCGAGTGATGTCGAGGTTCGTGGGAATGTATTCTCCGATTCGAATTTATCGCCAGTTGAGAGAGCGGGAGAAGACCTGGGGATTTCTCCCTCAGAGGCCATTGTCATTGCTGGGAGTGAAAAAGTTATCCTTTCCGGGAATCAGTTTGAACAGACCGATCCACAGGCCTCTGTCGGAATCCTAATCAACCCCTAA
- a CDS encoding FAD-dependent oxidoreductase: protein MNNLQEKKKIVECDVAIIGGGFGAIAAAQACLERGLRVVISEQYPWVGGQATSQALCVLDEYHDPISEAGVGYSRRYGGFRQSLRKHYQEGYRLSEFGRDQLYFNAGNSMNSMVVAEPPAALKVIEDLFEKSGGKDRLTIFTNYVPTDAVVENRLIQSVTCDSDSPNQPSLEIVASFFLNGDETGELFPILNLPFLIGAEAKSEFQEPHAPDDAAPDSVQSFTYCIAAEFVPGGSFVISKPDDYEFWKEKHGDYFYLDAPGARADDPALMFSAKKGRNDLPIPPAFYYRCMVDRANFDDPRLPYSRTIFNVTGNDYYHENAIGKEDRQEIYGRARSLAKSYLYWLQTEAPRDEGGYGYPELRPMPELTGAPDGIAMAPYIREGRRLRACQIVTENDISTATAKEARGSHFRDSVGLGCFIIDIHRRNGAPSLSQMSRPYQIPLGALLSPELDNFAVAGKSIGVTQIANGAYRLHNVEWAVGEAAGEFAAYALEEEISSQQIGGEQLKEFQSRLVKAGVPLCWFEDVSFDDPAFEAIQLLSVCKLLPMSREHLRFNPYYSVARSRKLADFVFDRLDEYGVDYGSLRRKVVEIHCTRFAQLLIHVYRLLERQKWPEPLLRATNQPDGDVESLLFNDVIPEGMDETDKHAYKA, encoded by the coding sequence ATGAATAATCTCCAAGAGAAAAAGAAAATCGTAGAGTGCGACGTCGCAATTATTGGCGGAGGATTTGGGGCGATTGCCGCGGCACAAGCCTGTTTGGAACGAGGTCTTCGAGTGGTCATTTCAGAGCAATATCCATGGGTGGGAGGGCAAGCTACAAGCCAAGCATTGTGTGTGCTGGATGAGTATCATGATCCGATTTCCGAGGCAGGCGTCGGCTACAGCCGCCGTTATGGGGGATTTCGCCAATCACTCCGCAAGCATTACCAAGAGGGATACCGACTTTCGGAGTTCGGACGGGATCAATTATATTTCAACGCAGGAAACTCCATGAACTCTATGGTCGTCGCCGAGCCTCCGGCGGCGTTGAAGGTAATCGAGGATTTGTTCGAGAAATCCGGTGGCAAGGATCGCCTTACGATTTTTACGAATTATGTCCCGACGGATGCGGTCGTAGAGAATCGCTTGATCCAATCGGTAACTTGCGATTCAGACAGCCCCAATCAGCCGAGCTTAGAAATTGTGGCGTCCTTTTTCCTCAATGGCGATGAGACGGGAGAACTTTTTCCCATCTTGAATCTTCCGTTCTTGATCGGAGCCGAAGCGAAGTCCGAATTTCAGGAGCCTCATGCTCCCGATGATGCGGCCCCGGATTCCGTGCAGAGTTTTACCTATTGCATCGCAGCAGAATTCGTCCCGGGTGGAAGTTTTGTGATCTCCAAGCCGGATGATTACGAGTTTTGGAAAGAGAAGCATGGAGATTATTTCTATTTAGATGCTCCAGGGGCGAGAGCGGATGATCCGGCGCTGATGTTCTCCGCGAAAAAGGGGAGGAACGACCTTCCCATCCCACCGGCCTTTTATTATCGATGCATGGTTGATCGGGCAAATTTCGATGATCCCCGGCTCCCCTACAGTCGGACGATTTTCAATGTGACAGGCAACGATTATTACCACGAGAATGCGATTGGTAAGGAGGACCGGCAGGAGATTTACGGTCGGGCGCGCTCTTTAGCGAAATCCTACCTGTATTGGTTACAGACAGAGGCTCCTCGCGACGAGGGTGGATATGGATACCCGGAATTGCGCCCAATGCCGGAACTGACAGGAGCGCCCGATGGGATTGCGATGGCTCCCTACATTCGAGAAGGACGTCGGCTGCGGGCCTGCCAGATCGTGACCGAGAATGACATTTCCACGGCGACAGCCAAGGAAGCAAGAGGATCGCATTTTCGGGATTCCGTGGGCTTGGGGTGCTTCATTATTGATATTCACCGTCGCAACGGTGCTCCCAGTCTTAGCCAGATGTCACGGCCCTATCAGATTCCGTTGGGGGCCTTGCTCTCTCCAGAGCTGGATAACTTTGCGGTCGCTGGAAAGAGCATCGGAGTGACCCAAATCGCCAACGGTGCCTACCGCCTTCACAATGTCGAGTGGGCTGTGGGGGAAGCCGCTGGAGAGTTTGCCGCCTATGCCTTGGAAGAAGAGATTTCTTCACAGCAGATCGGCGGTGAGCAGCTCAAAGAATTTCAAAGCCGACTGGTGAAAGCGGGTGTTCCCCTTTGCTGGTTTGAAGACGTATCTTTTGATGATCCCGCTTTTGAAGCGATCCAGTTGCTTTCGGTCTGCAAGCTCTTGCCGATGAGCCGTGAGCATCTTAGATTCAACCCTTATTACAGTGTGGCGCGCAGTCGAAAGTTAGCCGATTTTGTTTTTGACCGTCTAGATGAGTATGGGGTCGATTATGGAAGTTTAAGACGCAAGGTCGTCGAGATTCACTGCACAAGATTTGCCCAGTTGTTGATTCATGTTTACCGATTGTTGGAGCGGCAGAAGTGGCCCGAGCCTTTGCTGCGGGCAACGAACCAACCCGACGGAGATGTCGAGAGCTTACTTTTCAACGATGTCATTCCCGAGGGAATGGATGAAACGGATAAGCATGCTTACAAGGCATAG
- a CDS encoding ATP-dependent DNA ligase encodes MKRFTELYLELDASNRTTAKLASLKRYFESAPPEDAAWAVYILTGRRLKRLVKTGDLRTWTAEACQFPLWMVEECYGHVGDLAETLALLLANRSSTPPPTEMPGLRAMIEDHILPLRDLTPPEQQQSMLDIWNSLDGEACFVLNKLITGGFRVGVSKALINRALAEVAGVEPPAMAHRLMGDWQPTADHFRALLQPESAEDDPARPYPFCLAYPLEQPDLQKLGPTSDWQIEWKWDGIRAQLIKRSGEVLLWSRGEELVGEQFPEIVESAAQWPEDLVLDGEILAWDEDQPASFAALQRRLGRKKVGPKLRKEVPVVFMAYDLLELQRKDLRSRPTTERRRILDTLGSSERESFRLSPTLQAESWTEIAEMRAQSRQHRVEGLMLKAATSPYGVGRTKGLWWKWKVDPYTVDAVLVYAQQGHGRRAGLYTDYTFSIWKDGELVPLAKAYSGLTDKEIREVDRWIRQHTRESHGPVRVVDPELVFEIAFEGIQPSKRHKSGLAVRFPRIHRWRRDKPTKEADHFETVISLLS; translated from the coding sequence ATGAAACGGTTTACCGAACTCTATCTGGAGCTTGACGCCTCAAACCGCACGACTGCCAAATTGGCCTCCCTCAAGCGTTATTTTGAATCGGCCCCTCCGGAGGATGCCGCCTGGGCGGTCTACATTCTAACGGGGAGGCGACTGAAACGCCTCGTGAAAACGGGCGACCTCCGCACCTGGACCGCCGAAGCCTGCCAGTTCCCCCTCTGGATGGTCGAGGAATGCTATGGTCATGTCGGCGATCTGGCCGAAACTCTGGCCCTCCTTCTGGCCAACCGTTCTTCGACCCCGCCCCCCACGGAAATGCCCGGGCTCCGGGCGATGATTGAGGATCACATCCTGCCGCTCCGCGACCTAACTCCCCCCGAGCAGCAGCAGTCCATGCTCGACATCTGGAATTCCTTGGACGGAGAAGCCTGCTTCGTTCTCAACAAATTGATCACCGGAGGATTTCGGGTGGGCGTCAGCAAAGCGCTGATCAACCGGGCTCTCGCCGAGGTGGCAGGAGTCGAACCGCCGGCCATGGCTCATCGACTGATGGGAGACTGGCAACCCACTGCCGACCATTTTCGCGCCCTCCTCCAACCCGAATCCGCGGAGGATGATCCGGCCCGCCCCTACCCCTTTTGTCTCGCCTACCCTCTGGAACAACCCGATCTGCAAAAGCTCGGACCCACCTCGGACTGGCAGATTGAGTGGAAGTGGGACGGCATCCGGGCCCAGCTGATTAAGCGATCGGGCGAAGTCCTACTCTGGTCGCGGGGGGAAGAACTCGTCGGCGAACAATTCCCGGAAATCGTCGAATCGGCCGCGCAGTGGCCCGAAGACTTGGTTCTGGACGGCGAGATTCTCGCGTGGGACGAAGATCAGCCCGCCTCATTTGCCGCTCTACAAAGGCGTCTCGGCCGCAAGAAAGTGGGACCGAAACTACGAAAGGAAGTCCCCGTTGTCTTTATGGCCTACGACCTACTGGAACTCCAGAGGAAAGACCTGCGATCCCGTCCAACGACCGAACGACGCCGCATTCTGGATACATTGGGATCCTCCGAGCGGGAATCGTTCCGACTCTCCCCCACCCTTCAGGCCGAAAGTTGGACCGAGATCGCAGAAATGCGGGCACAATCGCGCCAACACCGCGTCGAAGGCTTAATGCTCAAGGCCGCCACATCTCCCTATGGAGTCGGTCGGACAAAAGGCCTCTGGTGGAAATGGAAGGTCGATCCCTACACGGTGGATGCCGTTCTAGTCTACGCCCAACAGGGTCACGGCCGGCGGGCGGGACTCTACACGGACTATACCTTCTCCATCTGGAAAGACGGCGAACTCGTCCCCTTGGCCAAAGCGTATTCCGGACTAACCGACAAAGAAATTCGCGAGGTCGACCGCTGGATCCGCCAGCACACCCGCGAATCCCATGGTCCGGTAAGAGTCGTCGACCCTGAGCTCGTTTTCGAAATCGCCTTCGAAGGCATTCAACCCTCCAAACGCCACAAGTCCGGCCTCGCTGTACGCTTCCCTCGGATTCACCGCTGGCGGCGCGACAAACCGACAAAAGAAGCAGATCACTTCGAAACCGTCATTTCACTTCTCAGCTAA
- a CDS encoding ligase-associated DNA damage response exonuclease: MHSDAPKHPLIRPTERGLFCETGGFYIDPWRPVDRALITHGHSDHARSGMGRYLTSAAGVPIVRERVGHDAPIEGIPFGERRKIGEVHVSFHPAGHLLGSAQIRVEHRGEVWVVTGDYKTDPDISCEAFEPVSCDTLITESTFGLPVYRWPEPEKVFRQIHQWWRDNQEEGRTSILFAYALGKAQRVLCGLDPSIGPIGIHGAVARLNPHYREAGIPLPETIHANAETRSILRGRGLIVAPGSAQNTPWIRRFAPYSLSFASGWMAVRGSRRRRALDRGFVLSDHVDWPGLLQTIEASGASRIGVTHGYAAPLIRWLREERGLAAYEIPTRYAGESEEENPEEKPKEEES; encoded by the coding sequence GTGCACTCCGACGCCCCCAAACATCCCCTCATCCGCCCCACCGAACGGGGTCTCTTCTGCGAAACGGGAGGTTTCTACATCGATCCCTGGCGCCCGGTGGACAGGGCTCTGATCACCCATGGACACAGCGACCACGCCCGCTCCGGCATGGGCCGATACCTCACATCCGCTGCAGGGGTCCCCATCGTCCGCGAACGCGTCGGTCACGACGCTCCGATAGAGGGAATCCCTTTTGGCGAGCGACGGAAGATTGGCGAGGTCCACGTATCTTTTCATCCTGCCGGGCATTTACTCGGGTCTGCGCAGATCCGCGTCGAGCACCGCGGGGAGGTCTGGGTCGTCACCGGCGACTACAAGACCGATCCCGACATCTCTTGCGAAGCCTTTGAACCCGTTTCCTGTGATACCTTGATCACGGAGTCCACCTTTGGCCTACCAGTATACCGCTGGCCCGAGCCCGAAAAGGTTTTCCGGCAGATTCACCAATGGTGGCGCGACAATCAGGAGGAAGGCCGGACCAGTATCCTCTTCGCTTACGCCCTCGGCAAAGCCCAGCGCGTCCTCTGCGGACTCGATCCCTCGATCGGCCCCATTGGTATCCATGGCGCCGTAGCTCGTCTCAATCCCCACTACCGGGAAGCGGGGATTCCTCTTCCGGAAACCATCCATGCCAACGCGGAAACCCGATCCATTCTCCGAGGACGCGGGCTGATTGTCGCCCCGGGATCTGCTCAGAACACGCCTTGGATCCGCCGTTTTGCCCCCTACTCGCTCTCCTTCGCCTCGGGATGGATGGCGGTTCGCGGATCCCGCCGTCGCCGAGCCCTCGATCGGGGATTTGTCCTTTCCGACCATGTCGATTGGCCCGGACTCCTCCAAACGATTGAAGCGAGCGGAGCGAGTCGCATAGGGGTAACTCATGGCTACGCCGCCCCACTGATTCGCTGGCTCCGCGAAGAAAGAGGATTGGCTGCCTATGAGATACCGACCCGTTATGCAGGAGAGAGCGAAGAGGAGAATCCCGAGGAGAAGCCGAAGGAGGAAGAATCATGA